One part of the Spiroplasma turonicum genome encodes these proteins:
- a CDS encoding DNA-directed RNA polymerase subunit alpha: MKQFSRPEFKLLKEEKSKNYGEFQVEPLERGFGITLGNALRRTLISSTPGAAVYAIKLDKAAHEFTSIEGIVENVSRIILNIKKLAIKIDTKIFEDDEVVELKLKSSTVGELTAGDIEVPTGVEVVNKDLKLCTIADGGSINLIMFAKNSRGYRTFKDNKKEKMLLADAITIDSNYSPILNVAYDVETTKIGKSVDLEKLVMKVETNGTLSVGDAVATAAKILVEHLEFFVNLNEEISDIKVIGATSEEDEKELDKIVEDLDFTQRSLNCLKRANINTLRDLVSKSEDDIQEIRNLGRKSLKEIKDKVVQLGLTFRQD; encoded by the coding sequence ATGAAACAATTTTCAAGACCAGAATTTAAATTATTAAAAGAAGAAAAAAGTAAAAACTATGGGGAATTTCAGGTAGAACCTTTAGAAAGAGGTTTTGGTATTACTTTAGGTAATGCTTTAAGAAGAACATTGATATCTTCTACTCCAGGTGCTGCTGTATATGCAATTAAACTTGACAAAGCAGCCCATGAATTTACATCAATAGAAGGTATAGTTGAAAATGTAAGTAGAATAATACTTAACATTAAAAAGCTAGCTATAAAAATCGATACAAAAATATTTGAAGACGATGAAGTTGTAGAATTAAAACTTAAATCTTCAACTGTTGGAGAATTAACTGCTGGTGATATAGAAGTACCAACAGGTGTAGAAGTTGTAAATAAAGATTTAAAATTATGTACTATTGCTGATGGTGGAAGCATTAATTTAATCATGTTTGCAAAAAACTCAAGAGGTTACAGAACCTTTAAAGATAATAAAAAAGAAAAAATGCTACTTGCAGATGCTATAACAATAGATTCAAATTATTCACCAATTTTAAATGTTGCATATGATGTAGAAACAACAAAAATTGGTAAGTCAGTAGATCTTGAAAAACTTGTTATGAAAGTTGAAACCAATGGAACACTTTCAGTTGGTGATGCAGTTGCAACTGCTGCTAAAATCTTAGTGGAGCACTTAGAATTCTTTGTTAATTTAAATGAAGAAATAAGTGATATCAAAGTTATTGGAGCAACAAGTGAAGAAGACGAAAAAGAACTTGATAAAATAGTTGAAGACTTAGACTTTACTCAAAGAAGTTTAAATTGTTTAAAACGTGCAAATATCAATACATTGCGTGACCTAGTTTCAAAAAGTGAAGATGATATCCAAGAAATTAGAAATTTAGGTAGAAAATCATTAAAAGAAATTAAAGATAAAGTTGTTCAATTAGGACTAACATTTAGACAAGATTAG
- the rpsK gene encoding 30S ribosomal protein S11 — MAKQKQNTAKKKVKKNIAKGIAHIHSTFNNTIVTISDEKGNVIAWSSAGAIGFKGSKKSTPYAAQLIAEAAGKGAIENGVKTISVEVKGPGPGRDAAVRSLQGIGLEITSIKDTTPIPHNGVRPPKRPRG, encoded by the coding sequence ATGGCAAAACAAAAACAAAATACCGCAAAGAAAAAAGTTAAAAAGAATATTGCTAAAGGTATTGCCCACATCCATTCAACATTCAATAATACAATCGTTACAATCTCAGATGAAAAAGGTAATGTTATTGCTTGATCAAGTGCTGGTGCAATAGGGTTTAAAGGAAGTAAAAAATCAACTCCTTATGCTGCACAACTTATAGCAGAAGCTGCTGGTAAAGGAGCTATTGAAAATGGGGTAAAAACAATTTCAGTAGAAGTAAAAGGACCAGGACCAGGTAGAGATGCTGCTGTTAGAAGCTTACAAGGAATAGGATTAGAAATAACTTCAATTAAAGATACAACACCAATCCCCCATAATGGTGTACGTCCCCCAAAGAGACCAAGAGGATAA
- the rpsM gene encoding 30S ribosomal protein S13 — protein MARINGVEIPNEKRVVIALTYIYGIGLSTSQKVLENSKINEDVRVKDLSEQNIKTISQEISKFKTEGDLRREVALNIKRLMEIGCYRGMRHRKGLPVRGQSTKQNARTRKGPRKTVANKKK, from the coding sequence ATGGCTCGTATAAATGGTGTAGAAATTCCAAACGAAAAGAGAGTTGTTATTGCACTTACATATATTTATGGAATTGGTTTATCAACATCTCAAAAAGTATTAGAAAACTCAAAAATCAATGAAGATGTAAGAGTTAAAGATTTATCTGAACAAAATATTAAAACAATCTCACAAGAAATCTCTAAATTTAAAACAGAAGGAGATTTACGTAGAGAAGTTGCTTTAAACATAAAAAGATTAATGGAAATTGGATGTTATAGAGGGATGAGACATAGAAAAGGATTACCTGTTAGAGGTCAATCTACTAAGCAAAATGCCCGTACAAGAAAAGGCCCACGTAAAACTGTGGCTAATAAGAAAAAATAG
- the rpmJ gene encoding 50S ribosomal protein L36 — translation MKVRSSVKKICDKCRVIKRKSRVMVICEQPKHKQRQG, via the coding sequence ATGAAAGTAAGATCATCTGTAAAGAAGATATGCGATAAATGTCGTGTAATAAAACGTAAAAGTCGTGTAATGGTTATTTGTGAGCAACCAAAACATAAGCAACGTCAAGGTTAA
- the infA gene encoding translation initiation factor IF-1, which produces MAKEDYLEVDGVVLEVLPNATFKVKLDNEIVIDAHVSGKIRMNYIRILPGDKVTVAISPYDHTRGRITYRFKNAK; this is translated from the coding sequence ATGGCAAAAGAAGATTATTTAGAAGTAGATGGAGTCGTTTTAGAGGTATTACCAAATGCTACTTTCAAGGTGAAGTTAGATAATGAAATAGTTATTGATGCCCACGTGTCTGGTAAAATCCGTATGAACTACATACGCATTTTACCAGGTGACAAAGTAACTGTAGCAATTTCACCTTATGATCACACACGTGGAAGGATTACATATAGATTTAAAAATGCTAAATAA
- the map gene encoding type I methionyl aminopeptidase, translating into MAITIKNKEQIEKMRYAGKVLSEALHNLKKMIKPGINCLELDKSFIDFITSKGCTSNFKGYYDYPAHICVSINEQLIHGIPKDRILKNGDIVSIDAGCIYEGYHSDSAFTVICGDSSNEKISKLVDLTERSLYLAIEHVRAGVRIGTISATVQNFIEDNGFHLPTSYSGHGIGLEMHEDPFIPNVGIKNTGMRLVPGMTICIEPMVQVGTNKTIVDDDKWTVLSKDGSMTAHFEHTVLVTEDDPEVLTLFK; encoded by the coding sequence ATGGCAATTACAATAAAGAACAAAGAACAAATTGAAAAAATGAGATACGCTGGCAAGGTACTAAGTGAAGCACTGCATAATTTAAAAAAAATGATAAAACCTGGTATTAATTGTCTAGAGTTAGATAAATCATTTATAGATTTTATTACAAGTAAGGGATGCACTAGCAACTTTAAAGGTTATTATGATTACCCCGCACATATATGTGTCTCAATCAACGAACAGTTAATTCATGGAATTCCAAAAGATAGAATTCTGAAAAACGGAGACATTGTTTCAATAGATGCAGGGTGCATATATGAAGGATACCATAGCGACAGTGCTTTTACTGTTATTTGTGGTGATTCTTCAAATGAAAAAATTAGTAAATTAGTAGACCTAACTGAAAGGTCTTTATACTTGGCAATTGAACATGTAAGAGCCGGTGTGCGCATCGGAACCATTTCTGCTACTGTTCAGAATTTTATAGAAGATAATGGTTTTCATTTGCCAACAAGTTATTCAGGCCATGGAATTGGATTAGAAATGCACGAAGATCCTTTTATACCAAATGTTGGTATAAAAAATACAGGTATGAGATTAGTACCTGGAATGACAATCTGTATAGAACCTATGGTCCAAGTTGGTACGAATAAAACAATTGTAGATGATGACAAATGAACAGTGTTGTCTAAAGATGGTAGTATGACAGCTCATTTTGAGCATACTGTATTAGTAACAGAAGACGATCCTGAAGTATTAACTTTATTTAAATAA
- a CDS encoding adenylate kinase: MNILMLGAPGSGKGTQSEFLCSKKGFKHLSTGDLFRKNISEETKVGLWAKDFIIKGLLVPDEVTNKMVEEFLENDSDNLIFDGYPRNIEQAVELDKMLANNSKKLDYVIYLDIDDSILVERIINRLVCPTCKRSYHKLNRKPKVENICDFDETPLEVRDDDVLEKVNQRLQTYNEQTKPLIDFYKNRLKKIDSNNKSPNEIFKNILDSLGI; this comes from the coding sequence ATGAATATATTAATGTTAGGAGCACCCGGAAGTGGTAAAGGAACTCAATCTGAGTTTCTTTGTAGTAAAAAAGGGTTTAAACATCTATCAACAGGTGACCTTTTTAGAAAAAATATAAGTGAAGAAACAAAGGTTGGCTTATGAGCTAAGGATTTTATTATAAAAGGATTATTAGTTCCAGATGAAGTTACAAACAAAATGGTTGAAGAATTTTTAGAAAATGATTCTGATAACCTAATATTTGATGGATATCCACGAAACATTGAACAAGCAGTTGAACTTGATAAAATGCTAGCTAATAATAGCAAAAAATTAGACTATGTAATTTATCTCGATATTGATGATTCAATATTGGTTGAAAGAATTATTAATAGACTGGTATGTCCAACTTGTAAAAGAAGCTATCATAAATTGAATAGAAAACCAAAAGTTGAAAATATTTGTGATTTTGATGAAACACCATTAGAGGTTAGAGATGATGATGTACTTGAAAAAGTAAATCAGAGACTCCAAACATATAATGAACAAACTAAACCTCTAATAGATTTTTATAAAAATAGATTAAAAAAAATAGATTCTAATAATAAAAGTCCAAATGAAATATTTAAAAATATTTTAGATTCGTTAGGTATTTAA
- the secY gene encoding preprotein translocase subunit SecY, giving the protein MALKANKTKAKVKKTKSLKNKNEFAKGNFFIRNKDLIKRIVFTLLVLVLIRAGTLLTVPGVSISSNFQSSIGNQEFFQLLSTLGGGSIGQFSIIALGVSPYITASIIVQLLSTDVIPVLTRWNKSGERGRRKLDRLTKVLTIPFALMQSTATIFTLSSQGLISAKWGTSELGSGPSWFYYILIPLVMLAGTFLMLWIADQITIKGIGNGISIIIFAGIVAQMPNNFKSTFQFWVKGNEDATILFDGILKFLIYVVSFLLVIFVVVLMNEAERKIPIQQTGSGLVDTKDHTPHLPLKINNAGVIPVIFASAIISTPMTVAQIIGANNPQNGFVLFTQSYLSFGTWWGIGIYGVLTILFTFLYAQVQINPEKIAENFKKSGTFIPGIKPGKDTEKFIQGTVNRLSILGSIFLAGIAVLPYIISKLTSLPSSLAIGGTGLIIVISVAIQTVQQLKGRLIQQSFLDKKDDKFTKTVEEHNSHIW; this is encoded by the coding sequence GTGGCATTAAAAGCTAACAAAACTAAAGCAAAAGTAAAAAAAACCAAATCATTAAAAAATAAAAACGAATTCGCTAAGGGTAATTTCTTTATTCGTAACAAAGACCTAATTAAACGAATCGTTTTTACTTTATTGGTTTTAGTACTTATTAGAGCAGGAACTTTATTAACTGTTCCAGGTGTAAGTATAAGTTCTAATTTTCAAAGTAGTATTGGAAACCAAGAATTCTTCCAATTACTATCAACTTTAGGTGGTGGATCAATTGGGCAATTTTCAATAATTGCCTTAGGGGTTTCACCATATATTACTGCTTCAATTATTGTGCAGTTATTATCAACTGATGTTATTCCAGTTTTAACAAGATGAAATAAATCAGGTGAAAGAGGAAGAAGAAAATTAGATAGATTAACAAAAGTGCTTACAATACCATTTGCTTTAATGCAGTCAACTGCAACTATATTTACTTTATCAAGTCAAGGTTTAATTAGTGCAAAATGAGGAACAAGTGAACTAGGATCAGGACCTTCTTGATTCTATTACATCCTTATACCATTAGTTATGTTGGCTGGTACATTTCTAATGCTGTGAATAGCTGATCAAATAACAATTAAAGGTATTGGTAATGGTATTTCAATAATTATTTTTGCTGGAATAGTTGCACAAATGCCTAATAACTTTAAATCAACTTTTCAATTTTGAGTTAAAGGAAATGAAGATGCAACAATATTGTTCGATGGAATTTTAAAATTCTTAATCTATGTTGTTTCATTCTTGTTAGTTATATTTGTTGTTGTTTTAATGAATGAAGCTGAGAGAAAGATTCCTATTCAACAAACAGGTTCGGGTTTAGTAGATACAAAAGACCATACGCCACACTTACCTTTAAAAATTAATAACGCAGGAGTTATACCTGTTATATTTGCATCTGCTATTATTTCTACGCCGATGACCGTAGCTCAAATTATTGGAGCTAATAATCCGCAAAATGGATTTGTGTTATTTACACAATCATATTTATCATTTGGGACATGATGAGGAATAGGGATATATGGTGTATTGACTATTTTATTCACGTTCTTATATGCACAAGTTCAAATAAATCCAGAAAAAATTGCAGAGAATTTTAAAAAATCAGGAACGTTTATCCCAGGTATAAAACCTGGAAAAGATACAGAGAAATTTATTCAAGGAACTGTAAATAGATTAAGTATATTGGGTTCAATATTTTTAGCAGGAATTGCTGTTCTTCCATATATTATTTCTAAACTTACAAGCTTACCTAGTAGTTTAGCTATTGGTGGAACAGGTCTAATAATAGTAATTTCTGTCGCAATTCAAACAGTTCAACAACTAAAAGGTAGATTAATACAACAATCATTCTTAGATAAAAAAGATGATAAATTTACTAAAACTGTTGAAGAACATAACTCACATATTTGATAA
- the rplO gene encoding 50S ribosomal protein L15, translating to MKLHELKYTEGSKKKATRVGRGNASGKGKTSTRGHKGQNSRSGGGVRPGFEGGQTPLFRRIPKVGFTSLNRKEYKIINLDMIENLDLKEVNHKTLLEKKVIKNEKTLVKVLGNGKISKGIVLKVNKVSKSAEEAIKSAGGTIEVI from the coding sequence ATGAAATTACACGAATTAAAATATACTGAAGGAAGCAAGAAAAAAGCAACACGTGTTGGTAGAGGTAATGCTTCTGGTAAAGGTAAAACATCAACAAGAGGTCACAAAGGGCAAAATTCACGTTCAGGTGGAGGAGTAAGACCAGGTTTTGAAGGGGGACAAACTCCTTTATTCAGAAGAATTCCTAAAGTTGGTTTTACTAGTTTAAATAGAAAAGAATATAAAATTATTAATCTTGATATGATTGAAAATCTTGATTTAAAAGAAGTAAATCATAAGACATTATTAGAAAAAAAAGTAATAAAAAATGAAAAAACCCTAGTTAAAGTTCTAGGTAATGGTAAAATATCTAAAGGTATTGTTTTAAAAGTAAACAAAGTATCAAAAAGTGCCGAAGAGGCAATAAAAAGTGCCGGGGGCACAATAGAGGTGATTTAG
- the rpsE gene encoding 30S ribosomal protein S5, which produces MAEEKKVEVENKTAPNQEVKKDSNSRNQQQGGDFKRNPRQGGDRFKRDNNRFRKEDNPFEERVVAINRVTKVTKGGRRFRFAAVVVIGDKKGRVGLGTGKANEVPDAIKKAIKEAKKALIRVPLQDTTVPHDTIGHFGAGRIMIKPARKGTGVIAGGPVRAVVELAGISDIYTKSLGSNSPINMIRATLEGLKVMQTPEQIARLRGKQVDDKKQLASKAN; this is translated from the coding sequence ATGGCAGAAGAAAAAAAAGTCGAAGTTGAAAATAAAACTGCACCTAACCAAGAAGTAAAAAAAGACTCTAATTCTAGAAACCAACAACAAGGTGGAGATTTTAAAAGAAACCCAAGACAAGGCGGAGACAGATTTAAAAGAGATAATAACAGATTCAGAAAAGAAGATAATCCTTTTGAAGAAAGAGTTGTTGCAATTAACCGTGTAACTAAAGTTACAAAAGGTGGTAGAAGATTTAGATTTGCTGCAGTTGTCGTTATTGGTGATAAAAAAGGTAGAGTTGGTTTAGGAACTGGTAAGGCAAATGAAGTGCCTGATGCAATTAAAAAGGCAATTAAAGAAGCTAAAAAAGCTTTAATAAGAGTACCATTGCAAGACACAACAGTTCCTCATGATACAATCGGTCACTTTGGAGCAGGTAGAATTATGATTAAACCTGCTAGAAAAGGTACTGGTGTTATTGCTGGTGGACCTGTTCGTGCAGTTGTTGAATTAGCAGGAATTTCAGACATTTATACTAAATCATTAGGATCAAACTCACCAATTAACATGATACGTGCTACATTAGAAGGTTTAAAAGTTATGCAAACCCCTGAACAAATTGCAAGATTGCGTGGAAAACAAGTTGATGATAAAAAACAATTAGCAAGTAAGGCTAATTAA
- the rplR gene encoding 50S ribosomal protein L18 produces MKYTKQEARKRRHFRVRKKITGTSEKPRLNVFKSNSFFYAQLIDDSKGITIVASSSMKLGLKNGSNIEAAKAVGKDIAEKAKAKKIVNVVFDRGGYLFHGKVKAFAESAKENGMKF; encoded by the coding sequence ATGAAATATACAAAACAAGAAGCAAGAAAAAGAAGACACTTCAGAGTTAGAAAAAAAATAACTGGAACAAGCGAAAAACCAAGATTAAATGTTTTCAAATCAAACTCATTCTTCTATGCTCAACTTATTGATGACTCAAAAGGTATTACAATTGTAGCCTCTTCTTCTATGAAGTTAGGTTTAAAAAATGGTAGCAATATAGAAGCTGCAAAAGCAGTTGGTAAAGATATTGCTGAAAAAGCTAAAGCTAAAAAAATCGTTAATGTAGTGTTTGATCGTGGTGGGTACTTATTCCATGGTAAAGTAAAAGCTTTTGCAGAATCTGCAAAAGAAAATGGTATGAAATTCTAA
- the rplF gene encoding 50S ribosomal protein L6: MSRIGNRILPIPNGVEVKVEGNNVVTIKGQKGELKQTFSPLIKIIVEDQQIKTIRENEIKHTKQLHGTTNSILEGMLTGTHTGFVKELSIVGVGYRAALAGNKINLSLGFSHPVEYEIPQGITVEIPKPTEIKIMGINKQLVGQVAADIRAYRKPEPYKGKGVKYKDEKIIRKQGKAAGK; this comes from the coding sequence ATGTCACGTATAGGAAATAGAATATTACCAATACCAAATGGAGTTGAAGTTAAAGTTGAAGGTAACAATGTTGTAACTATAAAAGGTCAAAAAGGAGAATTGAAACAAACTTTTAGTCCTTTAATCAAAATTATAGTTGAAGATCAACAAATCAAAACTATAAGAGAAAATGAAATTAAACATACAAAACAATTACATGGTACTACAAATTCTATATTAGAGGGTATGTTAACTGGTACACATACTGGTTTTGTTAAAGAACTTAGCATAGTTGGAGTAGGTTATCGTGCTGCTCTAGCTGGTAACAAAATTAACTTATCATTAGGATTTTCACACCCTGTTGAGTATGAAATACCTCAAGGTATTACAGTTGAAATTCCAAAACCAACTGAAATAAAAATAATGGGTATCAACAAGCAGTTAGTGGGACAAGTGGCCGCTGATATAAGAGCATATAGAAAACCAGAACCTTACAAAGGTAAAGGTGTTAAATACAAGGATGAAAAAATTATTAGAAAACAAGGTAAAGCTGCTGGTAAATAA
- the rpsH gene encoding 30S ribosomal protein S8, with protein sequence MTTDVIADMLTRIRNANQRFHKEVFIPGSRVKLEIANILKQEGFIEDYTVADDFKKGITITLKYKGKVRVIKGLKRISKPGLRVYSNAHKIPHVLNGLGIAVVSTSKGIMTDKEARQQNIGGEVLAFIW encoded by the coding sequence ATGACTACAGATGTAATAGCAGATATGCTTACTAGAATAAGAAATGCAAACCAACGTTTTCATAAAGAAGTTTTTATTCCAGGAAGCAGAGTTAAGTTAGAAATTGCGAATATCTTAAAACAAGAAGGATTCATCGAAGACTATACAGTTGCTGATGATTTCAAAAAAGGTATTACAATAACATTAAAATACAAAGGGAAAGTTAGAGTTATCAAAGGATTAAAAAGAATCTCAAAACCAGGATTAAGAGTATACTCAAATGCACATAAAATTCCTCACGTTTTAAACGGACTTGGTATTGCTGTTGTTTCAACTTCAAAAGGTATAATGACTGATAAAGAAGCACGCCAACAAAATATTGGTGGAGAAGTGCTTGCATTTATCTGATAG
- a CDS encoding type Z 30S ribosomal protein S14, which yields MAKKSLKAKQAKVQKFKVREYTRCGHCGRPHAVLRKFNLCRVCFRNFAYEGQIPGVKKASW from the coding sequence ATGGCAAAAAAATCATTAAAAGCTAAACAAGCTAAGGTTCAAAAATTTAAAGTAAGAGAGTATACACGTTGTGGCCACTGTGGTAGACCACATGCTGTTTTGAGAAAATTTAATCTATGTAGAGTATGTTTTAGAAACTTTGCATATGAAGGACAAATCCCTGGTGTTAAAAAAGCATCATGATAG
- the rplE gene encoding 50S ribosomal protein L5: MAKNDTKNSLEALYKDKIVPELFKEKQYKSIMEVPKITKIVVNMGVGDAVQDSKRLDAAVHELSLITGQKPLVTKAKKSLAAFKLREGMPIGAKVTLRGKRMYEFLQKVINVALPRVRDFRGVPKNSFDKQGNYTFGVKEQIIFPEIDYDKISKVRGMDITLVTTAKNKEDAFSLIQKLGMPFTK; encoded by the coding sequence ATGGCAAAAAATGATACTAAAAATAGTTTAGAAGCTTTATATAAAGATAAGATTGTTCCTGAACTATTTAAGGAAAAACAATATAAATCAATTATGGAAGTTCCTAAAATCACTAAAATAGTAGTTAACATGGGAGTTGGAGATGCTGTACAAGATTCAAAAAGACTTGATGCAGCAGTTCATGAGTTATCATTAATAACTGGACAAAAACCTCTTGTTACAAAGGCTAAAAAATCATTAGCTGCGTTTAAACTTCGTGAAGGTATGCCAATTGGAGCAAAAGTTACTTTAAGAGGAAAAAGAATGTATGAATTCTTACAAAAAGTTATAAATGTGGCATTACCTCGTGTTAGAGACTTTAGAGGTGTACCAAAAAATAGTTTTGACAAACAAGGTAATTATACATTTGGTGTTAAAGAACAAATAATCTTTCCAGAAATAGATTATGATAAAATTAGCAAAGTTCGTGGTATGGATATAACATTAGTTACAACAGCAAAAAATAAGGAAGATGCATTTTCATTAATTCAAAAATTGGGAATGCCATTCACTAAGTAG
- the rplX gene encoding 50S ribosomal protein L24, which translates to MNKSKILKGDVVKVISGSHKGKTGPVKKLSKDKSKVYVEGVNGVKHVKPSETDQEGGIKEVAVPVNISNVALIDPKSKGNTTRVGYKITDGKKVRIAKRSGAEIK; encoded by the coding sequence ATGAATAAATCAAAAATTTTAAAAGGTGACGTTGTAAAAGTTATCTCAGGAAGTCACAAAGGTAAAACTGGACCAGTTAAAAAATTATCAAAAGATAAATCTAAAGTTTATGTAGAAGGTGTTAATGGAGTTAAACACGTAAAACCATCTGAAACAGATCAAGAAGGTGGAATTAAAGAAGTTGCAGTTCCAGTTAACATTTCTAATGTTGCTCTTATAGATCCAAAAAGTAAAGGTAACACAACAAGGGTTGGTTATAAAATTACTGATGGCAAAAAAGTAAGAATTGCCAAAAGATCAGGAGCAGAAATTAAATAG
- the rplN gene encoding 50S ribosomal protein L14, which yields MIQNESRLKVADNSGAKEILVIRNLGGSVRKFTNIGDIVVATVKAASPGGAVKKGQVVKAVIVRTVRGLRRNDGTYIKFSENAAVIIRDDKNPRGTRIFGPIAREVKDAGFNKIASLAPEVL from the coding sequence ATGATACAAAATGAATCAAGATTAAAAGTTGCAGATAACTCTGGAGCAAAAGAAATATTAGTAATACGTAATTTAGGTGGTAGTGTTAGAAAGTTCACAAATATAGGGGACATTGTTGTAGCAACTGTTAAAGCAGCATCACCAGGTGGTGCTGTTAAAAAAGGTCAAGTAGTTAAAGCTGTTATAGTTAGAACTGTTAGAGGTTTAAGAAGAAATGATGGAACATACATCAAATTCTCAGAGAATGCCGCAGTTATAATAAGAGATGATAAAAACCCAAGGGGTACACGTATTTTTGGTCCAATAGCAAGAGAAGTTAAAGATGCAGGTTTTAATAAAATCGCATCACTTGCTCCAGAAGTTTTATAG
- the rpsQ gene encoding 30S ribosomal protein S17, with product MERNLRKTYVGKVVSDKMDKTITVLVETYKNHPIYKKRVKYSKKYKAHDETQQAHLGDRVEIMETRPLSKSKNFRLVRVVEKAII from the coding sequence ATGGAAAGAAATCTTAGAAAAACCTATGTTGGTAAAGTAGTTTCAGATAAAATGGATAAAACTATTACTGTACTAGTTGAAACTTATAAAAACCATCCTATTTATAAGAAACGTGTTAAATATTCAAAAAAATACAAAGCTCATGACGAAACTCAACAAGCTCATTTAGGTGATAGAGTAGAAATTATGGAAACAAGACCATTAAGTAAATCTAAAAACTTTAGACTTGTTAGAGTTGTAGAGAAAGCAATTATTTAA
- the rplP gene encoding 50S ribosomal protein L16: protein MLMPKRVKYRRPHRVSYEGKAKGGKTIVFGEYGLMSLEGAWITSRQIESARIAMTRYMKRFGKVWIRIFPHMAKTKKPLEVRMGSGKGSPEEWVAIVKTGQFMFEIAGVSEEVAREALRLAMHKLPVTCKIVKRGDE, encoded by the coding sequence ATGTTAATGCCTAAAAGAGTTAAATATCGTAGACCTCACAGAGTAAGCTATGAAGGTAAAGCAAAAGGTGGAAAAACAATAGTTTTTGGAGAGTATGGTTTAATGTCACTTGAAGGGGCATGAATTACTTCAAGACAAATAGAATCAGCACGTATTGCTATGACTCGTTATATGAAACGTTTTGGTAAAGTTTGAATTAGAATATTCCCACATATGGCAAAAACTAAAAAACCTTTAGAAGTACGTATGGGTTCAGGTAAAGGTTCACCAGAAGAATGAGTGGCAATAGTTAAAACAGGTCAATTTATGTTTGAAATAGCAGGAGTTTCTGAGGAAGTTGCTCGTGAAGCATTAAGATTGGCTATGCATAAATTACCTGTTACTTGCAAAATTGTAAAAAGAGGTGATGAATAA